One Vicinamibacterales bacterium DNA window includes the following coding sequences:
- a CDS encoding carboxypeptidase regulatory-like domain-containing protein, with the protein MFTLQARRSCVRLASAALCVLVWTAGVSVAQSATGSIDGTVVDQTGARIPGVTVSLTNPQTGLSRSVATDSAGLFRLPLLPVGFYDLVAELSGFETVKKPALVVMVGQTVTLRIEMKLAGVAQEVVVTGATPVLETSRTQVSSTVSDTAVQNLPVNGRNFIDFALLTPGVTKDVRTGDLSFAGQRGTMNSLVVDGADNNNTFFGQTFGRTGSGRAPYQFSQDAVKEFQVNSNSFSAEYGRAGGAVINVVTKSGTNTPSGSIFEFYRDKVLNANNAINELRKLPKSPYHYNQFGGTFGGPIVKNRHFFFFNYDGQRNTQPNLVFLNLPATTPGDAATQAAIVKLQPLATSWNRGLNQDVFLIKTDSEIAHDNRLTVRYNHQNFTGDGFENGGAQNAFEHTGASIVRTRSLNLAWTSIVGSSLFNEAKFQWGRDEEPGQTNSANPEAIVQQSGTTVLTIGRNNFSPRETTIKRWQVADTLTWARGAHKVKGGFDFQFDDILNYFPGFFSGSYTFRSLASFNGGRPNGANESYQQNFAGPGTTGATSNPNIREYSLFVQDEWKLRRDVTLNAGLRYDLMKTAAPPVKNPDAQLAAADIDTSRLNADTNNFGPRLGVAWNPEGKKYVVRGGYGIFYARTPSIMLGTAHTNNGVNVVSLTFRGDAVPTYPNTFTSIPAGGTAATPSIFYIDKNFENARVQQANAAVEWEFARDTTLTVTYLRVDGSGLPRSIDRNTGTPTSRTFVLADGGTVTYPYFGSDRPFKNFQRVIAFESTAESHYNGVTFEVNRRFANSFQARVAYTLGRVIDTVPDATAVVPGNAGDDAKYASNPQDFNADKTYGNNDQRHRFVVSGVFSTNGVAGRMTGVARTLAMNWTVSAIFAAQSGQPYTARVGAVDLNNDGNARNDIAPGTVRNQFRLPNIVTLDPRIQRDVNLARVRLQFIVEAFNLLNATNYNGVDQTYYSVSGSTLTRSTTFGTPLSSTGERIAQLAIKMSF; encoded by the coding sequence CGCGGAGCTGAGCGGGTTCGAGACGGTGAAGAAGCCGGCGCTCGTCGTGATGGTCGGACAGACGGTCACGCTCCGGATCGAGATGAAACTGGCCGGCGTCGCGCAAGAGGTCGTGGTGACCGGTGCCACACCGGTGCTGGAGACCTCGCGGACCCAGGTCAGTTCGACCGTGAGCGACACGGCCGTTCAGAACCTGCCGGTCAACGGCCGCAACTTCATCGACTTCGCGCTCCTGACGCCTGGTGTCACCAAGGATGTCCGAACAGGTGACCTCAGCTTCGCCGGTCAGCGCGGCACGATGAACAGCCTCGTGGTCGACGGCGCCGACAACAACAACACGTTCTTCGGCCAGACCTTCGGGCGCACCGGCTCTGGACGCGCACCCTACCAGTTCAGCCAGGACGCGGTGAAGGAGTTCCAGGTGAACTCCAACTCGTTCTCGGCGGAGTACGGTCGCGCCGGCGGCGCCGTCATCAATGTCGTCACCAAGTCCGGCACGAACACCCCGAGCGGATCGATCTTCGAGTTCTACCGCGACAAGGTGCTCAACGCGAACAACGCGATCAACGAACTCCGCAAGCTTCCGAAGTCGCCGTATCACTACAACCAGTTCGGCGGCACGTTTGGCGGCCCGATCGTGAAGAATCGTCACTTCTTCTTCTTCAACTACGACGGGCAGCGGAACACGCAGCCGAACCTCGTGTTCCTGAACCTGCCCGCGACGACGCCTGGTGACGCGGCGACGCAGGCGGCGATCGTCAAGCTGCAGCCGCTGGCGACCAGCTGGAACCGCGGGCTCAACCAGGACGTGTTCCTGATCAAGACCGACAGCGAAATCGCGCACGACAACCGGCTGACGGTGCGGTACAACCACCAGAACTTCACCGGCGACGGGTTCGAGAACGGCGGGGCGCAGAACGCCTTCGAGCACACCGGCGCATCGATCGTCCGCACGCGGTCGCTCAACCTGGCGTGGACGTCGATCGTGGGATCGAGCCTGTTCAACGAAGCCAAGTTCCAGTGGGGCCGCGACGAGGAGCCGGGCCAGACGAACAGCGCGAACCCCGAGGCCATCGTGCAGCAGAGCGGGACGACGGTGCTGACGATCGGCCGCAACAACTTCAGCCCCCGTGAGACGACGATCAAGCGATGGCAGGTCGCCGACACGCTCACCTGGGCCCGCGGCGCGCACAAGGTGAAGGGTGGCTTCGATTTTCAGTTCGACGACATCCTCAACTACTTCCCGGGGTTCTTCAGCGGGTCCTACACGTTTCGCAGCCTGGCCTCGTTCAATGGCGGACGGCCCAACGGCGCGAACGAGAGCTACCAGCAGAACTTCGCAGGCCCGGGGACGACAGGGGCGACCAGCAATCCGAACATCCGCGAATACTCGCTGTTCGTGCAGGATGAGTGGAAGCTGCGGCGCGACGTCACGCTGAATGCGGGTCTGCGCTACGACCTCATGAAGACGGCCGCGCCACCGGTGAAGAACCCGGACGCGCAACTGGCCGCAGCCGACATCGACACCAGCCGCCTGAACGCCGACACGAACAACTTCGGCCCCCGACTGGGCGTGGCGTGGAATCCGGAAGGCAAGAAGTACGTGGTGCGCGGGGGGTACGGCATCTTCTACGCCCGCACCCCGTCGATCATGCTCGGCACCGCGCACACGAACAACGGGGTCAACGTCGTCTCGTTGACCTTCCGCGGAGACGCGGTCCCGACCTATCCGAACACCTTCACCTCGATCCCGGCCGGCGGCACGGCCGCGACGCCGAGCATCTTCTACATCGACAAGAACTTCGAGAATGCGCGTGTGCAGCAGGCGAACGCCGCCGTGGAATGGGAGTTCGCCCGAGACACGACGCTGACGGTCACCTACCTGCGGGTGGATGGCAGCGGGCTGCCCCGGTCGATCGATCGCAACACGGGTACGCCGACCTCACGGACCTTCGTGCTCGCCGATGGCGGCACGGTGACCTATCCGTATTTCGGTTCCGACCGCCCGTTCAAGAACTTCCAGCGGGTCATCGCCTTCGAATCGACCGCCGAGTCACACTACAACGGCGTCACGTTCGAGGTGAATCGCCGGTTTGCGAACAGCTTCCAGGCGCGCGTCGCCTACACGCTCGGCCGGGTGATCGACACGGTGCCGGACGCGACCGCTGTCGTGCCCGGCAATGCGGGCGACGATGCGAAGTACGCGTCGAACCCGCAGGACTTCAACGCAGACAAGACCTACGGCAACAACGACCAGCGGCATCGTTTCGTCGTGAGCGGGGTGTTCTCGACCAATGGTGTGGCCGGGAGGATGACGGGTGTGGCGCGGACGCTGGCGATGAACTGGACGGTGAGCGCGATCTTCGCCGCGCAGTCCGGGCAGCCCTACACGGCGCGCGTGGGTGCGGTCGATCTGAACAACGACGGCAACGCCCGCAACGACATCGCGCCGGGCACGGTGCGCAACCAGTTCCGCCTGCCGAACATCGTGACGCTCGATCCCCGCATCCAGCGTGACGTCAATCTGGCTCGCGTCCGCCTGCAGTTCATCGTGGAGGCGTTCAACCTGCTCAATGCGACGAACTACAACGGCGTGGACCAGACCTATTACAGCGTGAGCGGTTCGACGCTGACGCGGAGCACGACATTCGGTACGCCGCTCTCGAGCACGGGCGAGCGGATCGCGCAGTTGGCGATCAAGATGAGTTTCTAG